GGGAAGGCAGAGGGTGAATATAAGCTGAAGGCAGATCATGAATATAAATGCATGCAGAAGTGGGAAACTGCGACCAGTGAGATAGATAGGTTGGAAGACAAAATCTCTGTATTACGGTCGAAGGTTACAGAAAAGTGTGGAGAACCTATTAACATAGGGCAAGATAGATTTAGGGGAGGCATTTGAATGCGCTCAAGTCTCTTTAACATGGTTTTCGTTGCAAGAGACAGGATGAGTTTTATTGTTGCTGACCGCTGACCGCTGACCGCTGACCGCTGACCGCTGATCTCTGTCATCTGCTAACCGGCACCGGCTTTCCCTCATCATCAATGGCCACATAGATAAACTCACCCTCGGTGACCTTAATCTTTTCATCGGACTTCAGCCGATGGACCCAGGCTTCGATATAAACGGTCAGAGATGTATTGCCGACTCGGGTGATTTCTCCGTAACAGCTGACTTCATCACCAACGTGGACCGGCTTGTGAAAGGTCATCTCCTTAATGGCAACAGTCGTAATGCGGCCTTTTGCCTTTATGGCCGCTAAAAAACCACCCGCAAGATCCATTTGAGACAGCAGCCAGCCGCCAAAAATATCACCACTTGGGTTCGTATCTCTCGGCATGGCAATAGTTCGGCTTGCAAGATTGTCGAGGCTTGGTGTAAAAGA
Above is a window of Alphaproteobacteria bacterium DNA encoding:
- a CDS encoding acyl-CoA thioesterase, which codes for MSSSFTPSLDNLASRTIAMPRDTNPSGDIFGGWLLSQMDLAGGFLAAIKAKGRITTVAIKEMTFHKPVHVGDEVSCYGEITRVGNTSLTVYIEAWVHRLKSDEKIKVTEGEFIYVAIDDEGKPVPVSR